A single window of Zootoca vivipara chromosome 17, rZooViv1.1, whole genome shotgun sequence DNA harbors:
- the ZNF687 gene encoding zinc finger protein 687 isoform X2 — translation MGDMKTPDFDDLLAAFDIPDIDTNEAIHEEAEAHIKPIPVEAVVPEHVLPHADITTVSVIVKNTVCPEQLEAVDGRVKDSHVVGPRLLQNGFSAPEALHSSPTRPTEGVATANGECWTPKEKGAKSLDIFSHFSPDPPEDGEANLIDQPRECKPKEKGPLSPPHVLSSVPPLECHEPSAGEASGPLPPTFPQSFEGCPAGGGVGLPPTPAVPQVPPVIKQESDCETPCRGASPLGRPKPSSVCYPTDGSPIAPWPGSDANLCVRSRGTPEVKHSPSSPGDSLFKSSPPEAEASPGPSTSPKHSSSGTLKEEPIEKPVQCPPDASSEEEDEDESAGSPSSNSSRPLKVRIKTIKTPTGSITRTVTRVSSDTEPGAAKPPSDHDSQEAASAEEAVSQASAEKEGGATEPPSPKTVAASPAKVAEGPKVVSVQLGDGTKIKGTVLPVSTIQNASSAMLMAASVAQQKAVVLPSKAVAKNIVSLVPQALPKAGVVAAAAQAGGASQKVNGTTVVVMQQSQKSSPTVAGTVISRSQSSLVEAFNKILNSKNLLPMYKPNLAPPADSSLTLPPLGYRCLECGDAFALEKSLARHYDRRSMRIEVTCNHCTKRLVFFNKCSLLLHAREHKDKGLVMQCSHLVMRPIALDQMIGQPDITPLASLASLNASKAAATIAQEGTASGAATHDPPVLPLNGSTEQAATNSCQCLECKEPCKDKAGLAAHFQQATASASTSTVCTACPMMMPNRCSFGAHQRMHKNRPPHVCPECGGNFLLANFEAHLKEACLHFSRRIGYRCPSCSVVFGGVNSIKSHIQTSHCEVFHKCPICPMAFKSAPSAHAHIYTQHPGFSNQQSKMIFKCAMCDTVFTHKPLLSSHFDQHLLNQRVSVFKCPDCPLLFAQKRTMLEHLKSTHQPQKPKEDPAAKKPVAAPLTPKQEPAEEEPPPPVSKLSESPPSSSEDEEPPSSPELRKSKRGRFQRKSEGGGRSRSNGCTCGICHSWFPERDEYVLHMKKIHGKCVKKFPCHLCERSFCSYPSLRRHVRVNHEGIKRVYPCRYCTEGKRTFSSRLILEKHIEVRHGIKVTDETRSQEVQITRMGARNSQASGRKRKLSDEGDSCSEEPDSTTPPSKTPRGDRKFHCRKCGYVACSAADFQEHIPQHRTGESAHQCRECGLCFTSQVSLNRHRFITHKKKRGSGDAGGSSPRGGDSEEASPPAEEGKLSCTVCGKGFDTQLNLKTHFRTHGMAFIKARQNVGAEN, via the exons ATGGGGGACATGAAAACCCCAGATTTTGACGACCTCCTGGCGGCTTTTGACATTCCCGACATCGACACCAACGAGGCCATCCACGAGGAGGCAGAGGCACACATCAAGCCCATCCCTGTGGAGGCGGTGGTCCCTGAGCACGTCCTCCCTCACGCTGACATCACCACAGTCAGCGTCATAGTGAAGAATACCGTCTGCCCCGAGCAGCTGGAGGCTGTGGACGGACGCGTCAAAGACAGCCACGTTGTCGGGCCACGCCTGCTGCAGAACGGCTTCTCTGCCCCTGAGGCGCTCCATTCCTCCCCCACTCGCCCCACAGAAGGGGTGGCCACCGCCAACGGAGAGTGTTGGACCCCGAAAGAAAAGGGGGCCAAAAGCCTCGACATCTTTTCCCATTTCAGCCCCGACCCTCCTGAGGACGGTGAGGCCAACCTCATCGACCAGCCGCGAGAATGCAAGCCCAAGGAGAAGGGtcccctctccccgccccacgTGCTTTCTTCGGTCCCCCCGCTGGAGTGCCACGAGCCGTCGGCAGGGGAGGCCTCAGGGCCCCTCCCTCCAACATTCCCACAGTCCTTTGAAGGATGCCCAGCCGGTGGAGGTGTGGGCCTCCCTCCAACCCCTGCTGTTCCCCAGGTGCCCCCAGTCATCAAGCAGGAGTCCGATTGCGAGACGCCCTGccggggggccagtccactgggCCGCCCGAAGCCCAGTTCTGTTTGCTACCCTACAGACGGTTCCCCCATAGCGCCCTGGCCAGGCTCAGACGCAAACCTCTGCGTCAGGTCCCGCGGCACCCCAGAAGTCAAGCACTCTCCCTCCAGCCCTGGGGACTCACTCTTCAAAAGCTCTCCTCCGGAGGCAGAAGCAAGCCCCGGGCCCTCCACCTCCCCCAAACATTCCAGCAGTGGGACCCTGAAGGAGGAGCCCATCGAGAAGCCTGTGCAGTGCCCGCCAGATGCGTCCAGTGAGGAAGAGGACGAGGACGAGAGTGCTGGTTCTCCCTCGTCCAATTCTTCGCGGCCCCTGAAAGTGAGGATCAAGACCATCAAGACTCCGACCGGAAGCATCACCAGGACGGTCACCAGGGTCTCCTCTGACACAGAGCCAGGAGCCGCCAAGCCACCTTCGGACCACGACTCACAAGAGGCTGCTTCCGCCGAGGAAGCCGTGTCCCAGGCCTCTGCGGAAAAGGAAGGAGGCGCCACGGAGCCCCCCAGCCCCAAAACGGTGGCCGCCAGCCCCGCGAAGGTTGCAGAGGGGCCCAAAGTGGTCAGCGTGCAGCTGGGAGACGGGACCAAGATCAAAGGAACGGTGCTGCCTGTCTCCACCATCCAGAACGCCAGCAGCGCCATGCTGATGGCTGCCAGCGTGGCCCAGCAGAAGGCAGTGGTGCTGCCCAGCAAGGCCGTGGCCAAGAACATTGTCAGCCTGGTGCCGCAGGCCCTCCCCAAGGCTGGCGTCGTGGCAGCAGCGGCCCAGGCGGGCGGGGCCAGCCAGAAGGTCAACGGCACCACAGTGGTGGTGATGCAGCAGTCGCAGAAGTCCTCGCCCACCGTGGCTGGCACAGTCATCTCCCGCAGCCAGTCCAGCCTGGTGGAGGCCTTCAACAAGATCCTGAACAGCAAGAATCTGCTGCCCATGTACAAGCCCAACCTGGCGCCCCCGGCGGACTCCAGCCTGACCCTCCCGCCGCTCGGGTACCGGTGCCTGGAGTGCGGAGACGCCTTCGCCCTGGAGAAGAGCCTAGCGCGACACTACGATCGGCGCAGCATGCGCATCGAAGTGACCTGCAACCACTGCACCAAGCGCCTGGTCTTCTTCAACAAGTGCAGCCTGCTCCTCCACGCCCGCGAGCACAAGGACAAGGGCCTGGTCATGCAGTGTTCCCACCTGGTTATGCGCCCCATCGCGCTGGACCAGATGATCGGGCAGCCCGACATCACCCCGCTGGCCTCCCTGGCCTCCCTGAACGCCAGCAAGGCCGCGGCCACCATCGCCCAGGAAGGCACGGCCAGCGGGGCAGCCACGCACGACCCGCCCGTCCTCCCCTTGAATGGCAGCACCGAGCAGGCCGCCACCAACTCCTGCCAGTGCCTGGAGTGCAAGGAGCCCTGCAAGGACAAAGCCGGCCTCGCAGCCCACTTCCAGCAAGCCACAGCCTCCGCCTCCACCTCCACG GTGTGCACCGCCTGCCCCATGATGATGCCCAACCGGTGCAGCTTCGGCGCCCACCAGCGTATGCACAAGAACCGCCCGCCTCACGTCTGCCCTGAGTGCGGGGGGAACTTCCTCTTGGCCAACTTCGAGGCACACCTGAAGGAagcctgcctccatttctcccggAGGATAGGCTACAG GTGCCCGAGCTGCTCAGTCGTCTTTGGCGGAGTAAACTCCATCAAGTCCCACATCCAGACGTCTCACTGCGAGGTTTTCCACAAGTGCCCCATCTGCCCGATGGCGTTCAAGTCAGCACCCAGCGCTCATGCCCATATTTACACCCAGCACCCAGGCTTCAGCAACCAGCAGTCCAA GATGATCTTCAAGTGTGCCATGTGCGACACGGTCTTTACCCACAAGCCCTTGCTCTCCTCCCACTTCGACCAGCACCTGCTCAACCAGAGGGTGAGCGTCTTCAAGTGCCCAGACTGCCCTCTTCTTTTCGCCCAGAAGCGTACGATGCTGGAGCACCTGAAG AGCACCCACCAGCCCCAGAAACCCAAAGAGGACCCCGCCGCCAAGAAGCCAGTTGCTGCCCCGCTCACCCCCAAGCAGGAGCCGGCCGAAGAGGAGCCCCCACCGCCCGTCTCCAAGCTCTCGGAGTCGCCGCCGTCTTCTTCGGAAGACGAGGAGCCGCCCAGCTCCCCGGAGCTGCGGAAGAGCAAGCGGGGCCGCTTCCAGCGCAAGTCGGAGGGGGGAGGGCGCTCCCGGAGCAACGGCTGCACCTGCGGGATCTGCCATTCCTGGTTCCCGGAGCGGGACGAGTATGTCCTGCACATGAAGAAGATCCACGGGAAG tgCGTAAAGAAGTTCCCATGCCACCTGTGTGAGAGATCCTTCTGCTCCTACCCCAGCCTCCGGAGACACGTCCGCGTCAACCACGAAGGCATCAAACGTGTCTACCCCTGCCG GTACTGCACGGAAGGCAAGCGGACCTTCAGCAGCCGCCTCATCCTTGAGAAACACATTGAGGTGCGTCATGGCATCAAGGTGACGGACGAGACCCGCAGCCAGGAGGTGCAGATCACCCGCATGGGTGCCAGGAACTCTCAG GCGTCTGGCCGGAAGCGGAAGCTCTCCGACGAAGGGGACTCATGCAGCGAGGAGCCGGACAGCACCACCCCGCCTTCGAAGACCCCCAGGGGCGACCGGAAGTTCCACTGCCGCAAGTGTGGCTACGTGGCATGCTCGGCGGCCGACTTCCAGGAGCACATCCCCCAGCACAGGACAGGGGAAAGCGCCCACCAGTGTCGTGAGTGCGGGCTCTGCTTCACCTCTCAGGTCTCCCTCAACCGCCACCGCTTCATCACCCACAAGAAGAAGCGGGGGTCGGGCGATGCCGGCGGCTCCAGCCCCCGGGGGGGCGACTCCGAGGAAGCGTCCCCGCCAGCCGAAGAGGGGAAGCTCTCCTGCACCGTCTGTGGCAAGGGCTTCGACACCCAGCTCAACCTCAAGACTCATTTCCGCACCCACGGAATGGCCTTCATCAAAGCCCGGCAGAACGTGGGGGCAGAGAACTAG
- the ZNF687 gene encoding zinc finger protein 687 isoform X1 codes for MRGPGAGPERRSRKRSRRRRPPRSRERDLAGSLRSRWASCPSPRRTRHRGAPGSRSRAELSESFAMGDMKTPDFDDLLAAFDIPDIDTNEAIHEEAEAHIKPIPVEAVVPEHVLPHADITTVSVIVKNTVCPEQLEAVDGRVKDSHVVGPRLLQNGFSAPEALHSSPTRPTEGVATANGECWTPKEKGAKSLDIFSHFSPDPPEDGEANLIDQPRECKPKEKGPLSPPHVLSSVPPLECHEPSAGEASGPLPPTFPQSFEGCPAGGGVGLPPTPAVPQVPPVIKQESDCETPCRGASPLGRPKPSSVCYPTDGSPIAPWPGSDANLCVRSRGTPEVKHSPSSPGDSLFKSSPPEAEASPGPSTSPKHSSSGTLKEEPIEKPVQCPPDASSEEEDEDESAGSPSSNSSRPLKVRIKTIKTPTGSITRTVTRVSSDTEPGAAKPPSDHDSQEAASAEEAVSQASAEKEGGATEPPSPKTVAASPAKVAEGPKVVSVQLGDGTKIKGTVLPVSTIQNASSAMLMAASVAQQKAVVLPSKAVAKNIVSLVPQALPKAGVVAAAAQAGGASQKVNGTTVVVMQQSQKSSPTVAGTVISRSQSSLVEAFNKILNSKNLLPMYKPNLAPPADSSLTLPPLGYRCLECGDAFALEKSLARHYDRRSMRIEVTCNHCTKRLVFFNKCSLLLHAREHKDKGLVMQCSHLVMRPIALDQMIGQPDITPLASLASLNASKAAATIAQEGTASGAATHDPPVLPLNGSTEQAATNSCQCLECKEPCKDKAGLAAHFQQATASASTSTVCTACPMMMPNRCSFGAHQRMHKNRPPHVCPECGGNFLLANFEAHLKEACLHFSRRIGYRCPSCSVVFGGVNSIKSHIQTSHCEVFHKCPICPMAFKSAPSAHAHIYTQHPGFSNQQSKMIFKCAMCDTVFTHKPLLSSHFDQHLLNQRVSVFKCPDCPLLFAQKRTMLEHLKSTHQPQKPKEDPAAKKPVAAPLTPKQEPAEEEPPPPVSKLSESPPSSSEDEEPPSSPELRKSKRGRFQRKSEGGGRSRSNGCTCGICHSWFPERDEYVLHMKKIHGKCVKKFPCHLCERSFCSYPSLRRHVRVNHEGIKRVYPCRYCTEGKRTFSSRLILEKHIEVRHGIKVTDETRSQEVQITRMGARNSQASGRKRKLSDEGDSCSEEPDSTTPPSKTPRGDRKFHCRKCGYVACSAADFQEHIPQHRTGESAHQCRECGLCFTSQVSLNRHRFITHKKKRGSGDAGGSSPRGGDSEEASPPAEEGKLSCTVCGKGFDTQLNLKTHFRTHGMAFIKARQNVGAEN; via the exons ATGAGGGGACCCGGGGCCGGGCCGGAGCGGAGAAGCAGGAAGCGGTCGAGGAGGCGGAGGCCGCCCCGCAGTCGGGAGAGGGACCTGGCGGGGAGCCTGCGGAGCCGCTGGGCGAGCTGCCCCTCTCCGAGGCGGACACGACACCGGGGCGCTCCAGGGAGCCGGAGCCGAGCAG AGCTTTCTGAATCCTTCGCCATGGGGGACATGAAAACCCCAGATTTTGACGACCTCCTGGCGGCTTTTGACATTCCCGACATCGACACCAACGAGGCCATCCACGAGGAGGCAGAGGCACACATCAAGCCCATCCCTGTGGAGGCGGTGGTCCCTGAGCACGTCCTCCCTCACGCTGACATCACCACAGTCAGCGTCATAGTGAAGAATACCGTCTGCCCCGAGCAGCTGGAGGCTGTGGACGGACGCGTCAAAGACAGCCACGTTGTCGGGCCACGCCTGCTGCAGAACGGCTTCTCTGCCCCTGAGGCGCTCCATTCCTCCCCCACTCGCCCCACAGAAGGGGTGGCCACCGCCAACGGAGAGTGTTGGACCCCGAAAGAAAAGGGGGCCAAAAGCCTCGACATCTTTTCCCATTTCAGCCCCGACCCTCCTGAGGACGGTGAGGCCAACCTCATCGACCAGCCGCGAGAATGCAAGCCCAAGGAGAAGGGtcccctctccccgccccacgTGCTTTCTTCGGTCCCCCCGCTGGAGTGCCACGAGCCGTCGGCAGGGGAGGCCTCAGGGCCCCTCCCTCCAACATTCCCACAGTCCTTTGAAGGATGCCCAGCCGGTGGAGGTGTGGGCCTCCCTCCAACCCCTGCTGTTCCCCAGGTGCCCCCAGTCATCAAGCAGGAGTCCGATTGCGAGACGCCCTGccggggggccagtccactgggCCGCCCGAAGCCCAGTTCTGTTTGCTACCCTACAGACGGTTCCCCCATAGCGCCCTGGCCAGGCTCAGACGCAAACCTCTGCGTCAGGTCCCGCGGCACCCCAGAAGTCAAGCACTCTCCCTCCAGCCCTGGGGACTCACTCTTCAAAAGCTCTCCTCCGGAGGCAGAAGCAAGCCCCGGGCCCTCCACCTCCCCCAAACATTCCAGCAGTGGGACCCTGAAGGAGGAGCCCATCGAGAAGCCTGTGCAGTGCCCGCCAGATGCGTCCAGTGAGGAAGAGGACGAGGACGAGAGTGCTGGTTCTCCCTCGTCCAATTCTTCGCGGCCCCTGAAAGTGAGGATCAAGACCATCAAGACTCCGACCGGAAGCATCACCAGGACGGTCACCAGGGTCTCCTCTGACACAGAGCCAGGAGCCGCCAAGCCACCTTCGGACCACGACTCACAAGAGGCTGCTTCCGCCGAGGAAGCCGTGTCCCAGGCCTCTGCGGAAAAGGAAGGAGGCGCCACGGAGCCCCCCAGCCCCAAAACGGTGGCCGCCAGCCCCGCGAAGGTTGCAGAGGGGCCCAAAGTGGTCAGCGTGCAGCTGGGAGACGGGACCAAGATCAAAGGAACGGTGCTGCCTGTCTCCACCATCCAGAACGCCAGCAGCGCCATGCTGATGGCTGCCAGCGTGGCCCAGCAGAAGGCAGTGGTGCTGCCCAGCAAGGCCGTGGCCAAGAACATTGTCAGCCTGGTGCCGCAGGCCCTCCCCAAGGCTGGCGTCGTGGCAGCAGCGGCCCAGGCGGGCGGGGCCAGCCAGAAGGTCAACGGCACCACAGTGGTGGTGATGCAGCAGTCGCAGAAGTCCTCGCCCACCGTGGCTGGCACAGTCATCTCCCGCAGCCAGTCCAGCCTGGTGGAGGCCTTCAACAAGATCCTGAACAGCAAGAATCTGCTGCCCATGTACAAGCCCAACCTGGCGCCCCCGGCGGACTCCAGCCTGACCCTCCCGCCGCTCGGGTACCGGTGCCTGGAGTGCGGAGACGCCTTCGCCCTGGAGAAGAGCCTAGCGCGACACTACGATCGGCGCAGCATGCGCATCGAAGTGACCTGCAACCACTGCACCAAGCGCCTGGTCTTCTTCAACAAGTGCAGCCTGCTCCTCCACGCCCGCGAGCACAAGGACAAGGGCCTGGTCATGCAGTGTTCCCACCTGGTTATGCGCCCCATCGCGCTGGACCAGATGATCGGGCAGCCCGACATCACCCCGCTGGCCTCCCTGGCCTCCCTGAACGCCAGCAAGGCCGCGGCCACCATCGCCCAGGAAGGCACGGCCAGCGGGGCAGCCACGCACGACCCGCCCGTCCTCCCCTTGAATGGCAGCACCGAGCAGGCCGCCACCAACTCCTGCCAGTGCCTGGAGTGCAAGGAGCCCTGCAAGGACAAAGCCGGCCTCGCAGCCCACTTCCAGCAAGCCACAGCCTCCGCCTCCACCTCCACG GTGTGCACCGCCTGCCCCATGATGATGCCCAACCGGTGCAGCTTCGGCGCCCACCAGCGTATGCACAAGAACCGCCCGCCTCACGTCTGCCCTGAGTGCGGGGGGAACTTCCTCTTGGCCAACTTCGAGGCACACCTGAAGGAagcctgcctccatttctcccggAGGATAGGCTACAG GTGCCCGAGCTGCTCAGTCGTCTTTGGCGGAGTAAACTCCATCAAGTCCCACATCCAGACGTCTCACTGCGAGGTTTTCCACAAGTGCCCCATCTGCCCGATGGCGTTCAAGTCAGCACCCAGCGCTCATGCCCATATTTACACCCAGCACCCAGGCTTCAGCAACCAGCAGTCCAA GATGATCTTCAAGTGTGCCATGTGCGACACGGTCTTTACCCACAAGCCCTTGCTCTCCTCCCACTTCGACCAGCACCTGCTCAACCAGAGGGTGAGCGTCTTCAAGTGCCCAGACTGCCCTCTTCTTTTCGCCCAGAAGCGTACGATGCTGGAGCACCTGAAG AGCACCCACCAGCCCCAGAAACCCAAAGAGGACCCCGCCGCCAAGAAGCCAGTTGCTGCCCCGCTCACCCCCAAGCAGGAGCCGGCCGAAGAGGAGCCCCCACCGCCCGTCTCCAAGCTCTCGGAGTCGCCGCCGTCTTCTTCGGAAGACGAGGAGCCGCCCAGCTCCCCGGAGCTGCGGAAGAGCAAGCGGGGCCGCTTCCAGCGCAAGTCGGAGGGGGGAGGGCGCTCCCGGAGCAACGGCTGCACCTGCGGGATCTGCCATTCCTGGTTCCCGGAGCGGGACGAGTATGTCCTGCACATGAAGAAGATCCACGGGAAG tgCGTAAAGAAGTTCCCATGCCACCTGTGTGAGAGATCCTTCTGCTCCTACCCCAGCCTCCGGAGACACGTCCGCGTCAACCACGAAGGCATCAAACGTGTCTACCCCTGCCG GTACTGCACGGAAGGCAAGCGGACCTTCAGCAGCCGCCTCATCCTTGAGAAACACATTGAGGTGCGTCATGGCATCAAGGTGACGGACGAGACCCGCAGCCAGGAGGTGCAGATCACCCGCATGGGTGCCAGGAACTCTCAG GCGTCTGGCCGGAAGCGGAAGCTCTCCGACGAAGGGGACTCATGCAGCGAGGAGCCGGACAGCACCACCCCGCCTTCGAAGACCCCCAGGGGCGACCGGAAGTTCCACTGCCGCAAGTGTGGCTACGTGGCATGCTCGGCGGCCGACTTCCAGGAGCACATCCCCCAGCACAGGACAGGGGAAAGCGCCCACCAGTGTCGTGAGTGCGGGCTCTGCTTCACCTCTCAGGTCTCCCTCAACCGCCACCGCTTCATCACCCACAAGAAGAAGCGGGGGTCGGGCGATGCCGGCGGCTCCAGCCCCCGGGGGGGCGACTCCGAGGAAGCGTCCCCGCCAGCCGAAGAGGGGAAGCTCTCCTGCACCGTCTGTGGCAAGGGCTTCGACACCCAGCTCAACCTCAAGACTCATTTCCGCACCCACGGAATGGCCTTCATCAAAGCCCGGCAGAACGTGGGGGCAGAGAACTAG
- the LOC132591299 gene encoding uncharacterized protein LOC132591299 — protein sequence MVSEDKNPESWPAGLHLKSPPYTLHSSLELAEPPVASNRKLVILMVGAVSALSISIVGVLLATYLGRADCIQRDSFSFLPPQVNVQNEASLLLALSELGEQGVAPGITCDLRNHLMVYHGQPEGCVARKMEVSEPLPSCQELEAYFQAVLKNATLGITSEVQIVGTASLGSLTTLLCSNKPTYLVNSFAPSPRHTMSRLA from the exons ATGGTGAGCGAGGACAAGAACCCCGAATCATGGCCGGCAGGGCTGCACCTCAAGAGCCCACCCTAC ACTCTCCACTCCAGCCTTGAGCTGGCAGAGCCTCCTGTCGCCTCAAACCGCAAGCTGGTGATTCTGATGGTGGGCGCCGTCTCAGCCCTCAGCATCAGCATCGTGGGGGTCCTGCTGGCCACCTACCTCGGGCGGGCGGACTGCATCCAG AGAGACtccttcagcttcctccctccccaagtCAACGTCCAGAACGAAGCGTCTCTCTTGCTGGCGCTCAGCGAACTGGGTGAACAAGGCGTCGCTCCAGGAATCACCTGCGACTTAAGAAAC CACTTGATGGTGTACCATGGCCAGCCAGAAGGGTGTGTGGCCCGAAAGATGGAGGTGTCTGAACCGCTCCCCTCCTGCCAGGAACTGGAGGCGTACTTCCAAGCTGTCTTG AAAAACGCCACGCTGGGTATCACCTCGGAGGTGCAGATCGTGGGGACAGCATCCCTGGGCAGCCTCACCACACTGCTGTGTAGCAACaagcccacctacctggtcaacAGTTTTGCAC CTTCTCCAAGGCACACCATGAGCAGACTTGCTTAA